The sequence TAAAGGCAGACCCCGCCAAAAGACAGATTATTAAAACGGGTAAAAGATACTTCTTCATATGCTCAGTACTCCTTCTTCTCAAAAAAGTAAGCGGCTGCCATAAGCGTCGCGGTTGAATAAACAGCCGCGTAAAGTAATGTCAGTCCAAGATACTGCGCTGAAAAAAGCCCTGAAGGGCTGAAAATCTTGTCTTTAAGATTAAACAGCTCCAGATTTGGAATTAAATAATAAAAAATATTTATCACAACATTTATCACCGCGTTGTTAATGTTTTCTGACAAATATTTAAGATGTATTGTAAGGTGCCCCAGGATATATACAAAAAATAAGAATATAACCGCGCCCGGCACCGATGTGGAAATAATGCTTAACAACAGGGCTGTTGAAGTAAGAACCGCAAGGCTGATAAAAATAAGCCCTGCTGCTGTTAACAGTTTAAGGCTCCACGGATCGCCGCCCCTTATCTGTATAATTACCATAAGCGTCACAAGCATAAGCAGCACATTCATAAGTATAGTCAGTACAATCCCCGCATATTTTCCGGTTAAATATTCAAGCCTTGACACGGGCTTTACAAGTATCATTGACAGCGTCTTTAATTCCGTTTCTTCAAACATCTGTACCGTTATGGACAGCGCAAGCGTAAGAAACCCAAAAAGCCCTATCGCAAACAGCCCGAAATCAGTAACCATCTTTACTTCCACTTCCTGCGCAAGTTCGCTTATAACAAGTGCAAAACCTATGCCAAACACCGCGAACATAATAAGGACGTTTAATATCTTATTCCTGAAACTCTGCTTAAATACATATTCAGCCACCGCCGCTATGCGCCTCATTTCAGTTTACCTCCTACCGTTTTCACAAAATACTTTTCCACTTCACCGTATTTCCGCTTAATCTCCGATACAGTTTTTATTTCAGTAATTTTACCGCCGTGAAGAATTGCCACTTTATCACATATTTTTTCCACTTCACTTAGGATATGGGAATTAAAAAAAATGGTTTTACCCTGTTTTTTAAGATTAAGAATGATATCCCTTGTTTCTTTATATCCCAGCGGATCCAGCCCTGACATGGGTTCATCCAACAGCAGCAGTTCCGGGTCATTTAAAAGCGCCTGCGCCAAACCAAGCCTGCCCTGCATGCCTTTTGAAAACCCTTTAATCCTTACGTCATTTTTTTTATTAAGCCCTGTCAGTTCAAGTACTTCTTCTATTTTTTGTTTTTTATTTTTTTCATCAATACCGAATATATCAGCAAAATATGATAATACCTCGCGAGCTTTTAAGTACTTTGGAAAATAAGGCAGTTCTGAAAGGTACCCCACCCTTGCGCGTACAGACCTCTCTTCAATTGACCCGCCAAGTATTGACACTGTTCCTTTTGTGGGTTTTAAAAGCCCCAGCAGCACTTTCATAAGGGTAGTCTTTCCCGCGCCGTTTAAACCTAAAAGGCCGAAAACCTCACCCTTTACCACATTAAAGGAAATATCCTGAACCGCAGTCACACGGTCATTTTTCCAGAAATCCTGCGCCTTATAAATTTTTGTAAGGCCGCTTACTTCAATTACATTCATTTAAGGCCTCCGTTATATTAGTTTTCTTTCAACTCCAAAGAAATAGTAAAATAAAAAGCTGTGCCTTTGCCTTCCTGCGATTCCACGCGAATTGTACCGCCGTGCTGTTCAACCACTTTTTTACATACAGAAAGTCCTATACCCGTCCCCGGATACTTATCTTTTGTATGTAACTGCTGAAAAATTACAAAAACTTTCTCAAAATAAGCCTTATCAATTCCTATTCCGTTATCTTTGACATAAAATTCATATAACCCGTTCTTCTTTTCACAGCCAATTCTTATTTCCGGCTTTTTGTCGGATATGAATTTAAGCGAATTTGCCATAAGGTTCTGAAAAAGCTGCACCATCTGCGTCCTGTCCGCGTAAATTACAGGCAGTTTTGTTTCCACAATTACATCCGCGTTTATTTCATGAATCCTTAATTCAAGGCTGTTAATTACCTCTTTTACAAGATCGTCCATATCAACATCCATAAATTCAATATTAGTCCTGCCAAGGCGCGAATACATAAGAAGGTCGCTTATTAACCGCTGCATCCGCTTGGCGCCGTCTGCGGCATAACCAATATAATCTTTAGCGTCATTATCCAGTTTATCCGCGTATTTTTTTTCCAGCAGTTTCACATAACTTGAAACCATCCTTAACGGCTCTTTCAAATCATGCGAAGCCACATAGGCAAATTCTTCCAGGTCTTTATTTGACCTTTTAAGTTCTTCCATAGCCATTATAATCTTCTGCTCTGCTCTCTTTTTATCGGTAATATCCCTTGAAACACCCCTGAACATAAGTGTTTTTTCACCGGCTATTTCAAAAGGTATAACTTTTGTATCCGCAGCTACCCGCGTCCCGTTCTTATGTATAATTTCGCCTTCCATGCTTATTACTTCTTTATTTTCTGATCTTTTGGATAATTCTATAAATTCATTCCATTTGTCTTCAGGTGCAAGTTTGCCCCTGATATCAATTCCAACAATCTCTTCCGGTGAATATCCTGTAAGTTTATAAACCTGCGGATTGCTGTACCGTATTATCCCCAACTCGTCCATTTCCCAAATCCAGTCTGCTGTATTTTCCGCCATGTCCCTGAATTTTTTTTCGCTTTCTTTAAGGGCATCTTCCGCTTTTTTACGTTCTTCTATATTTCGCACAACAGCTATTACCCTGTCTTCTCCGGCTATTACGGCTTTTTTAAGGCTGACTTCCGCCCAGAACGGTTCATTGTCCCACGTGCTTGCGTGCCATTCAAACACCTGAGGTATCCCTTCCGCCGCTTTGCGCGAGTATTCAATTTTCCTTTCTTCGGAATCAAAATGTTTATCATATAAACCGGGGGACAGCGCCTGTTCTTTTGTACAACGGTACATTTCAAGCATTTTTTTATTAACATCAACCAGGTGGAAATCTTTCAGGTCATGAATAAATATAGCGTCATTTACTGAATCAAATATCTCCCTGTAATTATGCTCCGACTGGCGCAGAGCATTCTCAATTCTAAATATATCCTCCATATTTGAAATCATCGCAAAAGCGCCGATAAACTCGCCTGTGTCCGAAAAAAGCGGCGTCCCTTTAATAATTACAGGCACCTTTGACCCGTCTTTTTTAACAAACTCCATTTTGAACGGATCGGTTTTATCATACTGCTGCGATTTTAACAGATACTCTTTAATTATCTCGACACTAACCCCTTTAACAAAAATTGATACCGGCTCGCCTATAAGTTCATCTTTTGTATATCCCAGAATCCGGCACATGGCCGGATTAATATCAATTGTATACCCGTTCTTGTCAATCTGCCAGAAACCTTCCTGCGTACTGTTAAGTATCCTTCTAAGATGCCTTTCGCTTTCCACCACGTGCCTTTCCGCAATTTTTCTTTTGGTCACGCTCCTCAAAGACAAAAACATAAATATAAGGATAAGCATTACTCCGGCACAGCTAATGGCGATTATGCTCATAAAAACCGGCCAAAGTTCTTTGTTAATTGATTCTCTCTCCGCTGTCATGACCATCCATCCGTTATATCCGGCGGGAAGCGCATAATACAGAAACTTTTCTTTATCAGCAACAAACTTTTCCTTCTTAAATACCCATTTTATACCGGATAAATTTAAACCTTCAAAACGCCTTACATCATCCGGCCATTGTCTATTTTTTAATCCGGTAATATCCACGGTTTTAAAAATCAGTTCTTTGTCATTCGAAGCAAAAATAACACCTTCGGGCGTTATAAGAACTGCAATTCCGCTTACCGCATCCATTATTTTTTCTATCTCTTCCATACCCATTTTAACGGCAATAACTATCCGCCTGTTATTAATATTTATGGCTCTGGAACAGTATATTCCCCTTTTTCCGGTTATCACCCCAAGGGCGGAATACATATAATTACTTTCAGTTACCGCATTTTTAAAATACGGCCTGAATGAAAAGTTTTCCCCCCTAAGCGATATGCCTTCAGAAACAGCGGACGCGAACACTTTCCCTTTGCCGTCCATAACGTAAATAAGATCCACATTTGTTGAAGCCGCCAGCACATTAAGCATTGACTGCATTTCACGATTGGAAGTATCGCCGTTGATTTTAAGCAGATTGATGAAATCTTCGCTCAATCTGAGCGAATCCACAATATCATTCAGTTTTGCAAATATTTTGCCTTCAACAAGAAAAGACAGTTTTTCCGCTTCTTTTCTGATAATCCTTTTCTGGCTCTCTGTTTCCATCTTAAAATAAATAACTGAAATAAACGCAATTCCAATAAACACACATATGATAAAAAATATGGCAGGAATCCCAAAAAAATCCCTGTTTTTAAACAAATTAAAATTAATTTTTACGGCCATAAAACCCCCCTGTTTTTTTGGGGCTATGTCCCAATATGCAGCGGTTCCACTATTTTCTTTATCAGCACTATTGCCGACAAGGATGTCAGATAGCTTGTCTTGGGATTATTGGGCGAAGGGAAATTTTCCGTTATCGCCCTGAACCTTCCAAAATCGCCTTCCACAATAAGCTCGTGTTTATTTGTGCTTACAAACGGGTCTGCTATTATTTTTACCCTTGTTGCATCCGGGCCGATGCCCGCTATACTTAATGTGGCCGCCACATTTATATTAGCCGGAAAACCGATAACAGCTTCCCTTGCGGTGCCGTCAAAGATAACCGTTTCAGTTACTATTTCATCAGGGTTAATGCCTTTATCCTCAAGATATTTTACCCCTTTAAAAGCCTTTGGCGGTTTTCTTGTTATAAGGGTAACCTGCTTTAATCCGCGGTATTTGGCGGCATCCAGACCGTCTATACCCACTACCGCGCCAGACGGCACGTATACGTTAATCAGCTTGCTCCTTGCCTGTTCCACCAGATCCATATTTTCCAGCACGCCTCCGGCGCTTAAAAACACAATATCCCTGTTATATTTAATCGCCAGTTTAAAAATATCAGTAACCGCGGCTTTCTGAGCGCATTCCACAACAAGGTCGCATTTTTTAATCAGTTTTTCCATATCAAGAAGGGCCGGTTTTGTTTTTTTAAGTTTAGAAACAAGCAGATGATATTTTGACTTATCCGTATCACAGCAAGCTTCAAGAATCACATTAATATCACCGTTATCAACGGCACAGGCTATCTCTGTGCCTATTGCCCCGCAACCTATAATCCCAAGTTTTTTTTCTCTGCGAAACAGCATTATTTTTTCACCTTTTTCTTTAATATTTTATTTTTATCGTCAACTTTTACAATTTTCGCCTCTTGATACAATAACTCTTCTTCATTCATAAAACCATAAGCAATAATAATGACTTTATCGCCCGCTTCCACAAGCCTGGCTGCAGCGCCGTTTACGCATATTTCCCCTGAATTCTTCCTGCCTGATATCACATAAGTTTCAAACCGCTGCCCGTTATTAAGGTCAAGCACGTGAACTTTTTCATGCACACGTATTCCTGCAGCCTGCGTCAGCGCGGGGTCTATTGTAATGCTGCCTTCGTATTCCAGGTGTTTATCTGTGACTGTAGCACGGTGAATCTTTGATTTAAGCATTTCTATCATCATTTCTTTCCTCCGGTTGTGCCGGACAAATTAATCATTTGTCCTTATAATCGTATTGTCAATCAGCCTCGTTTTTCCGACGTATATGGCGGCCGCTATCAGCGCTTCGCCGGATATTCTGTCGGTTTTTTCAAGCGTGTACGGATTTACCACTTCCACATAATCTATCTCCACTTTTTCTTCCTTTAATTTTCTCTTTATTTCCCTTACAATGACCGCAGCGTCGCGTTCACCAAGTTCCGCCATACTTTCCGCCATCTGAAGCGATTTATAAAGGGCAGGAGCCGTATTGCGCTCTTCAGGTGAAAGGTATGAATTTCTGGAACTTAAAGCAAGGCCGTCTTTTTCCCTTGCCGTGGGGCAGATTACAACACCGGTGTCGTAATTCATGTCTTTCATCATTTTAGTCAATATTATTACCTGCTGCATATCCTTGTGCCCCAAAAACATTTTATCGGGCTTTACCGCGTTTATCAGTTTTGCGACAACCGTGGTTACGCCTTTAAAATGCCCCGGCCTTGAAAGCCCGCACAGCACTTTTGTCATTTCGTTTTCCACATTTAAATATGTGGCGTAGCCTTCCGGATACATTTCATCAGCAGAAGGAATAAATACGCAGTCAACTTCTTTTATTTCTTCAAGTAAAGACAGGTCGCGTTCTTCATCACGCGGGTATTTAGAAAAATCTTCATTTGGGCCAAACTGTGCCGGGTTTACAAAGATACTTACCACAACTTTTGTGGATTCCTTTGCCGCGGCTTTCACAAGCGAAAGGTGGCCTTCATGCAGGTACCCCATAGTTGGTACAAAACCAATCACGTGGGGAGTTTTTCTTGCCGCCCTTCTGATTGAATCTGAATATTTCTGCATTTCATTTATATTTCTAATTATCTTCAAAAAGCCTCCGTTAAAAACTGTGTTTTTTTCCGGGAAACCTGCCGGACCTTACTTCGCCGGAAAATTTTGTTATATCAGCTAAAACCCTTTTGCCTATTGTGTCATATTGTTTTACAAATTTCGGGGTAAAGTCCGGAAAAAATCCAAGCATATCATGTGTAACCAGCACCTGCCCGTCACACCCTGCCCCGCTTCCTATTCCTATT is a genomic window of Candidatus Goldiibacteriota bacterium HGW-Goldbacteria-1 containing:
- a CDS encoding aspartate 1-decarboxylase — translated: MMIEMLKSKIHRATVTDKHLEYEGSITIDPALTQAAGIRVHEKVHVLDLNNGQRFETYVISGRKNSGEICVNGAAARLVEAGDKVIIIAYGFMNEEELLYQEAKIVKVDDKNKILKKKVKK
- a CDS encoding aspartate dehydrogenase — encoded protein: MLFRREKKLGIIGCGAIGTEIACAVDNGDINVILEACCDTDKSKYHLLVSKLKKTKPALLDMEKLIKKCDLVVECAQKAAVTDIFKLAIKYNRDIVFLSAGGVLENMDLVEQARSKLINVYVPSGAVVGIDGLDAAKYRGLKQVTLITRKPPKAFKGVKYLEDKGINPDEIVTETVIFDGTAREAVIGFPANINVAATLSIAGIGPDATRVKIIADPFVSTNKHELIVEGDFGRFRAITENFPSPNNPKTSYLTSLSAIVLIKKIVEPLHIGT
- a CDS encoding multidrug ABC transporter ATP-binding protein — protein: MNVIEVSGLTKIYKAQDFWKNDRVTAVQDISFNVVKGEVFGLLGLNGAGKTTLMKVLLGLLKPTKGTVSILGGSIEERSVRARVGYLSELPYFPKYLKAREVLSYFADIFGIDEKNKKQKIEEVLELTGLNKKNDVRIKGFSKGMQGRLGLAQALLNDPELLLLDEPMSGLDPLGYKETRDIILNLKKQGKTIFFNSHILSEVEKICDKVAILHGGKITEIKTVSEIKRKYGEVEKYFVKTVGGKLK
- a CDS encoding pantoate--beta-alanine ligase, translated to MKIIRNINEMQKYSDSIRRAARKTPHVIGFVPTMGYLHEGHLSLVKAAAKESTKVVVSIFVNPAQFGPNEDFSKYPRDEERDLSLLEEIKEVDCVFIPSADEMYPEGYATYLNVENEMTKVLCGLSRPGHFKGVTTVVAKLINAVKPDKMFLGHKDMQQVIILTKMMKDMNYDTGVVICPTAREKDGLALSSRNSYLSPEERNTAPALYKSLQMAESMAELGERDAAVIVREIKRKLKEEKVEIDYVEVVNPYTLEKTDRISGEALIAAAIYVGKTRLIDNTIIRTND